From the Salvelinus fontinalis isolate EN_2023a chromosome 35, ASM2944872v1, whole genome shotgun sequence genome, one window contains:
- the LOC129834817 gene encoding cilia- and flagella-associated protein 251-like, translated as MKKHVVVNVKAKAREVFNRRKERRLEVLKGEREHIERGQQIRREKEERRLEMERKQERARRQEEQDKKQEIEIARQKEMFRLREEERQREEEREDQRKRAIEGYLSLISEREKITEAKKREEMAEEEEEKEDDKEDLVPPYKNSRRGAMGWVNKKWEKRNIKKIERAYQREAEEGYKIVHIDGQQEGPTRPQAWAENQEGSSENQQEWPENQQGGPDSQQLEAPEEAETSELISKKKKRPGIWKRIKMG; from the exons ATGAAGAAACATGTAGTAGTTAATGTTAAAGCAAAAGCACGGGAGGTCTTCAATAGACGTAAAGAGAGGAGGTTAGAAGTGTTGAAGGGGGAACGAGAACACATAGAAAGAGGACAACAaatcaggagggagaaggaggaaagaCGGCTGGAGatggaaagaaaacaggagagggCAAGACGACAAGAGGAGCAGGATAAAAAACAAGAGATTGAAATTGCTAGACAGAAAGAAATGTTCAGactaagagaggaggagaggcagagagaggaagagagagaggatcagaGAAAGAGAGCCATTGAAGGCTATTTATCTTTaatcagcgagagagagaagataacAGAGGCAAAAAAAAGAGAGGAGATggcggaagaggaggaggaaaaggaagaTGACAAGGAGGACCTTGTCCCACCCTATAAAAATAGCCGAAGGGGAGCAATGGGCTGGGTGAATAAGAAGTGGGAGAAGAGGAACATCAAGAAGATAGAGAGAGCATATCAGAGAGAAGCTGAGGAGGGCTATAAGATCGTCCACATAG ATGGCCAGCAGGAGGGGCCAACGAGGCCACAGGCATGGGCAGAGAACCAGGAGGGGAGTTCAGAGAACCAGCAGGAGTGGCCAGAGAACCAACAGGGGGGGCCAGACAGCCAGCAGCTAGAAGCTCCAGAAGAGGCTGAGACATCAGAGCTAATCTCAAAGAAAAAGAAAAGGCCAGGCATCTGGAAGAGAATTAAGATGGGGTAA